From Deinococcus detaillensis, one genomic window encodes:
- the tatA gene encoding twin-arginine translocase TatA/TatE family subunit: MLGILEPGHLILILLAALLIFGPRKLPELGKSLGQTLREFRQHTSGLSSDLSASLSEPAAQTQAVPQPQILPAGQTVQVIAAVPAPAAEHLRQEPPL; the protein is encoded by the coding sequence ATGCTCGGCATTCTAGAACCCGGTCACCTGATCTTAATTTTGCTCGCCGCTCTGCTGATTTTCGGGCCCCGCAAACTGCCGGAACTCGGCAAGAGCCTCGGCCAGACCTTGCGCGAGTTTCGCCAACACACCAGCGGTCTGAGCAGCGACCTGTCCGCCAGTTTGTCGGAGCCGGCTGCTCAAACCCAGGCAGTACCCCAACCCCAGATCTTGCCGGCGGGTCAAACCGTTCAGGTGATCGCGGCGGTGCCCGCTCCCGCCGCCGAGCACCTCCGCCAAGAGCCTCCTCTTTAA
- the csaB gene encoding polysaccharide pyruvyl transferase CsaB yields MNVTVSGYYGFGNTGDEAIALAISRELKGLGHSPLLLSQTPTQTAQLYGCRSAGRMQPLALVRAVASSGVLLSGGGGLLQDKTSSRTLTYYLSVIRLARTLGKRAVVFNQSIGPLSETGGAQVARTLRGVRVIVRDRQSLETLGKLGLKGKLGGDPALLLRPSGNIVRDNNTVILAPRGDVKDATERLTSLATQLRASGRRVIALSFYPPEDDAAAHSLGADEVISTQDPQVALDAIAGAGAVAGVRLHALILAAAAGTPFVGLSYDPKVSGFCLDAGAQSFPTHVDPGTLRTALERAQPDWNEVAAMQTRARESFEWALAK; encoded by the coding sequence CTGAACGTCACGGTCAGCGGCTATTACGGCTTTGGCAACACCGGAGACGAGGCCATCGCACTGGCGATTTCACGGGAGCTCAAAGGGTTGGGCCACTCTCCCCTGCTGCTCTCGCAGACACCAACCCAGACCGCTCAGCTTTACGGCTGCCGCAGCGCGGGCCGGATGCAGCCGCTGGCACTGGTGCGGGCGGTTGCCAGCAGCGGGGTGCTGCTCTCCGGCGGCGGCGGGCTGCTGCAAGACAAAACCAGTTCGCGTACCCTGACGTATTACCTCAGCGTCATCCGCTTGGCGCGGACGCTGGGCAAGCGGGCGGTGGTATTTAACCAGAGCATCGGGCCACTGAGCGAGACGGGTGGGGCGCAGGTGGCCCGCACCCTGCGCGGCGTGCGCGTGATCGTCAGGGATCGGCAGAGCTTGGAGACGCTCGGCAAGCTGGGGCTCAAGGGGAAACTGGGCGGCGATCCAGCTTTGCTGCTGAGACCCTCGGGCAACATTGTCAGAGACAACAACACAGTAATTCTGGCTCCACGCGGCGACGTGAAGGACGCCACCGAGCGCCTGACCAGCCTCGCTACTCAGCTGAGGGCCAGCGGGCGTCGGGTGATTGCCCTCAGCTTTTACCCGCCGGAAGACGACGCGGCGGCCCACTCGCTCGGCGCGGACGAGGTTATCAGCACCCAAGACCCTCAGGTGGCCTTAGATGCCATCGCGGGCGCGGGGGCAGTGGCGGGCGTGCGGCTCCACGCGCTGATTCTGGCAGCGGCGGCGGGCACGCCTTTTGTGGGGCTGAGTTACGATCCCAAAGTCAGCGGCTTTTGCTTGGACGCCGGAGCGCAGAGCTTTCCCACTCACGTTGACCCCGGAACCCTGCGGACAGCTTTGGAGCGGGCCCAGCCGGATTGGAACGAAGTCGCGGCCATGCAGACGCGGGCGCGGGAAAGTTTTGAATGGGCTTTGGCAAAATGA
- a CDS encoding type I phosphoribosyltransferase, which translates to MTTSTGANPYQITVGSVTRQLRLVPVGQMGFVPLIEFIGDSELTKAAAQALVPLIPEGTEALLTVVTNALPLTHELSDLSGLPYQVARKKRRTYMQNPLIQEMPGLTLGVSETLWLDGPHAERLSGKKVVIVQDVIATGSMAMALARLTERAGGTVHGYLAAFKQGENTLPVQYLQELPKWVQS; encoded by the coding sequence ATGACAACCTCTACAGGTGCCAACCCGTACCAGATCACCGTCGGTTCCGTGACCCGTCAACTCCGTTTGGTGCCAGTGGGCCAAATGGGATTTGTGCCGCTGATCGAGTTTATCGGCGACAGCGAACTGACCAAAGCGGCGGCGCAGGCGCTCGTCCCGCTGATTCCTGAAGGCACCGAGGCGCTGCTCACCGTCGTGACCAACGCCTTGCCGCTGACCCACGAACTCAGCGACTTATCGGGTTTGCCTTACCAAGTGGCCCGCAAAAAGCGGCGCACTTATATGCAGAATCCACTGATTCAGGAAATGCCGGGCCTGACGCTGGGCGTCTCCGAGACGCTGTGGCTGGACGGCCCCCACGCCGAGCGGCTGAGCGGCAAAAAAGTGGTGATCGTGCAAGACGTGATCGCCACTGGATCGATGGCGATGGCCCTCGCCCGCTTAACGGAACGGGCAGGCGGCACGGTTCACGGCTACCTCGCCGCCTTCAAGCAAGGCGAAAATACCTTGCCGGTGCAGTATTTACAGGAGTTGCCGAAGTGGGTGCAAAGCTAA
- a CDS encoding YIP1 family protein: MTNLSKSAAPAPAPNLADLITQPRAFFEALGRLPAKPSRYLWLVALATLVGGISTTVLARHLLSAQSSALSGGLAISPLFSYGAAAFATTFISVLLWLLLWGLGTLGAGKEGRAAEVYGAVFFPSLIWAILLLPLGALFAPEITVAAPNLTGLTGLELQKALQPYTQALQASFNGLVISKISTYVGYAIYLWQFILAFIGFRVLTGNQTKAWRGVLFPAALLAVLVLASYLVSKAVTSLVAG, translated from the coding sequence ATGACCAATCTTTCCAAGTCTGCCGCCCCTGCCCCTGCGCCCAACCTCGCCGACCTGATCACTCAGCCGAGAGCCTTTTTTGAAGCGCTGGGCCGCCTGCCCGCCAAGCCCAGCCGCTACCTGTGGTTGGTGGCCCTGGCCACCCTGGTCGGCGGAATTTCGACCACAGTGCTGGCCCGTCATTTACTGTCGGCCCAGTCCAGCGCCCTGTCTGGCGGCCTGGCCATTTCACCGCTGTTCAGCTACGGCGCGGCGGCCTTTGCCACCACCTTTATCAGTGTGCTGCTGTGGTTGTTGTTGTGGGGTCTGGGCACGCTGGGCGCAGGCAAGGAAGGACGCGCCGCCGAAGTGTACGGAGCGGTCTTTTTTCCTTCGCTGATTTGGGCGATTCTCTTGCTGCCGCTGGGCGCTCTTTTTGCGCCGGAAATCACTGTCGCTGCGCCCAACTTGACGGGCCTGACCGGATTGGAGCTGCAAAAAGCCTTGCAGCCGTATACCCAAGCTTTGCAGGCCTCCTTTAACGGCCTGGTCATCAGCAAGATCAGCACTTATGTCGGTTACGCCATTTACCTGTGGCAATTTATCCTCGCCTTCATCGGCTTCCGGGTACTGACCGGCAACCAAACCAAAGCCTGGCGCGGCGTGCTGTTTCCGGCGGCGCTGCTGGCGGTTTTGGTGTTGGCCAGCTACCTGGTTTCAAAAGCCGTGACCAGCTTGGTGGCAGGCTGA
- a CDS encoding ABC transporter permease, which produces MNVLENIQTALSAIASNKLRSLLTMLGVIIGVFAVTTMLSLGQMATQTITKQLDSIGGRTLFVQQDFSSGKPSPNFTQDDVDALASLPITNISSVPVGLQASAAGKSVSVQASGVAADYPEKARDVTLSSGRFFTASEERGAAPVMVILSTTANKLFPNQNPVGKAVRLEMLGAKGQTVSREQFTVIGVTQPQGGVFGGGQDSAYVPLSYVWRNYTERGTYSFLQFKISPQADAVRTEARLKQILERRRGSTNFQVINLDQFVQQFSQITTVLQILLAGIGGLSLLVGGIGIMNIMLVSVTERTREIGLRKALGARRGTILGQFLIEAVTLTALGGLVGYLLTVVTVTLVSLAAPKFFPQVILSPGVALLALVVSALTGVIFGVWPAQRAAALPPIEALRYE; this is translated from the coding sequence GTGAACGTTCTAGAAAATATTCAAACCGCCCTCTCGGCGATTGCCTCCAACAAGCTCCGCAGCCTGCTGACCATGCTGGGCGTCATCATCGGGGTCTTTGCGGTGACGACCATGCTCAGCCTCGGGCAAATGGCGACGCAGACCATTACCAAGCAGCTCGATAGCATCGGCGGGCGCACTTTGTTCGTGCAGCAGGACTTTTCCAGCGGGAAACCCAGCCCCAACTTCACCCAAGATGACGTCGATGCTCTGGCAAGCCTGCCGATCACCAACATCAGTTCTGTTCCAGTGGGCTTGCAGGCCAGCGCTGCGGGCAAAAGCGTCAGTGTGCAGGCCAGCGGCGTGGCGGCAGATTATCCCGAAAAGGCCCGTGACGTGACCCTCAGCAGCGGGCGCTTTTTTACTGCTTCCGAGGAGAGGGGCGCGGCTCCGGTGATGGTGATTTTGTCCACCACTGCCAACAAGCTCTTTCCCAATCAAAACCCTGTCGGCAAAGCCGTGCGGCTGGAGATGTTGGGCGCAAAAGGCCAGACGGTGAGCCGCGAGCAATTCACCGTTATCGGCGTGACCCAGCCGCAGGGTGGGGTTTTTGGTGGCGGGCAAGACAGCGCTTATGTTCCTTTGTCGTATGTTTGGCGCAACTACACTGAGCGCGGCACCTACTCCTTTTTGCAGTTCAAGATCAGTCCACAGGCCGACGCTGTGCGCACCGAAGCCCGCCTCAAGCAAATCTTGGAGCGGCGACGCGGCAGCACCAACTTTCAGGTCATTAACCTCGATCAGTTCGTGCAGCAGTTTTCGCAGATCACCACCGTGTTGCAGATTTTGCTGGCGGGCATCGGCGGGCTGAGTTTGTTGGTTGGTGGCATCGGCATCATGAACATCATGCTGGTATCGGTCACGGAGCGCACCCGCGAAATTGGCCTCCGCAAAGCGCTGGGCGCTCGGCGCGGCACTATTCTGGGCCAGTTCCTGATCGAAGCGGTGACGCTGACAGCTCTGGGCGGCTTAGTCGGTTACCTGCTGACTGTCGTGACCGTCACTTTGGTGAGTCTGGCCGCGCCCAAGTTCTTCCCGCAGGTGATCTTGTCGCCGGGCGTGGCGCTGCTGGCCCTCGTCGTCAGCGCCCTGACCGGCGTGATTTTCGGCGTCTGGCCCGCCCAACGCGCCGCCGCTTTGCCGCCGATTGAAGCGCTGCGGTATGAGTGA
- a CDS encoding serine/threonine-protein kinase: MTNADLPQLAGYTLSRPIGRGNTSLVFLGSADAAPEREMAIKVPLGTTLANHTAAERFGNEVRLSLQFRHPHLVRGYAGTAFGPGAYLAMRYFAEGTLAELLEGRVLPYEAALRVLADVTAGVAYLHHQGAVHQDIKTQNVYLSGGRAALGDFGNTYFVSAGGNISGSPFYMAPEIYHGEASSIQSDVYSLGVLCFELLAGVRPHLGNSYEELMISHLTRFPAPVTASNRQVPRTLSRLIELAMAKKSHDRPSSAALRRALLEALGEEDEQVEIEPSDSPPAQRSIMGRHQHTDAVAMPRVPGGPSEESPKPQKPGAKSWNPFKRGK, encoded by the coding sequence TTGACAAATGCTGATCTCCCTCAACTCGCTGGCTACACCCTGAGCCGCCCGATTGGTCGCGGCAACACTTCTTTGGTGTTTTTGGGAAGTGCAGACGCCGCGCCGGAGCGGGAGATGGCCATCAAAGTCCCGCTGGGCACCACCCTCGCCAATCACACGGCGGCGGAGCGGTTCGGCAACGAGGTCAGGCTCTCGCTGCAATTTCGCCACCCGCATCTGGTGCGCGGCTACGCGGGCACGGCGTTCGGGCCGGGGGCTTACCTCGCCATGCGTTACTTTGCCGAAGGCACCCTGGCCGAGCTACTCGAAGGCCGGGTGCTGCCTTACGAAGCGGCCCTGCGGGTGCTGGCCGACGTGACAGCTGGAGTGGCCTACTTGCACCACCAGGGCGCGGTGCATCAAGACATCAAAACCCAGAATGTCTATTTGAGTGGGGGCCGCGCCGCGCTGGGCGATTTCGGCAACACCTACTTCGTCTCGGCGGGCGGCAATATCTCGGGCAGCCCGTTTTATATGGCCCCGGAGATTTATCACGGCGAAGCCAGCAGCATCCAAAGCGACGTGTACAGCCTCGGCGTGCTGTGTTTTGAGTTGCTGGCCGGGGTGCGGCCCCACCTCGGCAACAGCTACGAAGAGCTGATGATCTCGCACCTGACCCGCTTTCCCGCGCCCGTAACGGCCAGCAACCGGCAGGTGCCGCGTACCTTGTCGCGCCTCATCGAGCTGGCGATGGCCAAAAAATCCCATGACCGCCCCAGCTCGGCGGCGCTGCGCCGCGCCCTGCTGGAAGCGCTGGGAGAAGAGGACGAGCAAGTTGAGATTGAACCCTCCGACTCGCCGCCCGCTCAGCGCAGCATCATGGGCCGCCACCAACATACCGACGCCGTAGCCATGCCGCGAGTGCCTGGCGGGCCATCAGAAGAAAGCCCGAAGCCGCAGAAGCCTGGCGCGAAAAGTTGGAATCCGTTCAAGCGCGGAAAGTGA
- a CDS encoding ABC transporter ATP-binding protein: protein MSQAAARQPVIQLSGITKVYGGEGDAEVHALSGIDLDIFEGEYVALMGPSGSGKSTLMHILGCLDQPTQGSYRLGGDDVSQMGEDELAQIRNERIGFVFQAFNLLARTSAQKNVELPLAYRGVGMRERSQRAKLALTRVGLGDRLGHKPSELSGGQKQRVAIARALVQDPKVLLADEPTGNLDSKSTKGILRLFDELHAEGRTIVLVTHEEEVGARAQRIIWLRDGLISDGRPVLDDDLDENILDDQPGVPEASA, encoded by the coding sequence GTGAGTCAGGCCGCTGCACGTCAACCGGTGATTCAACTGTCCGGCATCACCAAAGTCTATGGGGGCGAGGGCGACGCTGAAGTTCACGCGCTCTCGGGCATTGATCTGGATATTTTTGAAGGCGAGTACGTGGCGCTGATGGGGCCGTCCGGCAGCGGCAAAAGCACCCTGATGCACATTCTGGGCTGCCTCGATCAACCCACGCAGGGCAGTTACCGGCTCGGCGGCGACGACGTGAGCCAGATGGGTGAAGACGAGTTGGCCCAGATTCGCAACGAGCGGATTGGTTTCGTGTTTCAGGCCTTTAATTTGCTGGCCCGCACCAGCGCCCAGAAAAATGTGGAATTGCCGCTGGCTTACCGGGGGGTGGGAATGCGTGAGCGCAGCCAGCGGGCCAAACTTGCCCTGACGCGGGTGGGCTTAGGCGACCGCCTCGGCCACAAGCCCAGCGAACTGTCCGGCGGGCAAAAGCAGCGGGTGGCGATTGCCCGCGCCCTCGTCCAAGATCCCAAAGTGCTGCTGGCCGACGAACCCACCGGCAACCTCGACAGCAAAAGCACCAAAGGCATTTTGCGGTTGTTTGACGAGCTGCACGCCGAGGGCCGCACCATCGTCTTGGTGACGCACGAAGAAGAAGTCGGAGCGCGGGCACAGCGCATCATCTGGCTGCGTGACGGCCTGATCTCGGATGGGCGTCCGGTGCTGGACGACGATTTAGACGAGAACATTTTAGATGACCAGCCCGGAGTGCCAGAGGCCAGCGCGTGA
- a CDS encoding efflux RND transporter periplasmic adaptor subunit: MTTPTSAGNPKRRPGFVRRFWLPALVVISVGITAFAFLRPSGPTGLPVNVVAATTQIFTRTVSGTGSAKAEVARSVNFAVNGNVAQVNVKVGDTVQVGQVLAKLDTAAQIRDLASAQAAFDAAQSDVARAEAAASDAAQDNSRNLINAQLTRASAEAALRTAETTLASQTKLQALGAVSAQDLQAAQASRDDAARKRDQADADLRYAQNRSPQSSAASVAQSRSALESARVRLANAGAALMDAELKAPAGGVVSAVGITAGNATASPAVVITDPAQLYLQVPFDETRAPDLKSGQPAVVTFDALPNQTFSGTVARIDPTADASGNAASVVVKIRLPDVSKLGVSKVKPGFTGTAVVTVRRIQDAVTVPIEATLEGEGNTLKVFRVTPGTPKGAQLVGTAQPVTVTQQDRNANLAAVTGLKAGDLIVDTPDPDLKAGSRVLYSAPSRRAP, from the coding sequence ATGACCACCCCCACATCTGCCGGTAATCCAAAGCGCCGCCCCGGCTTCGTGCGCCGCTTTTGGTTGCCCGCGCTGGTGGTTATCAGCGTCGGGATCACCGCGTTTGCCTTCTTGCGGCCCAGCGGCCCTACCGGACTGCCGGTCAATGTGGTGGCGGCCACCACCCAGATTTTTACCCGCACCGTCAGCGGCACCGGCAGTGCCAAAGCCGAAGTGGCCCGCAGCGTCAACTTTGCCGTGAACGGCAACGTGGCGCAGGTCAACGTCAAAGTGGGCGACACCGTGCAGGTGGGGCAGGTGCTGGCCAAGCTGGACACCGCCGCCCAAATCCGCGACCTTGCCAGCGCTCAGGCCGCTTTTGACGCGGCGCAGTCTGATGTCGCCCGCGCCGAGGCTGCTGCCAGCGACGCTGCCCAAGACAACAGCCGCAACCTCATCAACGCTCAGTTGACGCGGGCGAGCGCTGAGGCGGCGCTGAGAACCGCCGAGACCACTCTGGCAAGTCAAACCAAATTGCAAGCGCTGGGAGCCGTCAGCGCTCAGGATTTGCAAGCGGCGCAGGCCAGCCGCGACGACGCTGCCCGCAAGCGTGACCAAGCCGACGCGGATTTGCGGTACGCCCAAAACCGCAGTCCCCAGAGCAGTGCCGCCAGCGTAGCCCAGTCGCGTTCAGCCCTAGAAAGCGCCCGCGTGCGGCTGGCCAATGCCGGGGCCGCGCTGATGGACGCCGAACTCAAGGCTCCGGCGGGCGGAGTGGTCAGTGCGGTGGGCATCACAGCGGGCAACGCCACCGCCAGCCCTGCTGTGGTGATCACCGATCCGGCCCAGCTTTACTTGCAAGTGCCTTTTGACGAAACTCGTGCTCCCGATTTAAAAAGCGGCCAGCCTGCTGTGGTAACGTTCGACGCGCTGCCCAACCAGACCTTTAGCGGTACGGTGGCCCGAATAGACCCCACCGCCGACGCCAGCGGCAACGCGGCCAGCGTGGTGGTTAAAATCCGGCTGCCCGATGTCAGTAAATTGGGTGTGAGCAAAGTTAAACCGGGCTTTACCGGCACGGCAGTCGTGACCGTGCGCCGCATTCAAGACGCCGTGACGGTGCCGATTGAAGCCACCTTGGAGGGAGAGGGCAACACCCTCAAAGTCTTTAGAGTCACGCCCGGCACACCCAAAGGCGCTCAACTCGTCGGCACCGCCCAGCCTGTGACCGTCACCCAGCAAGACCGCAACGCCAACCTCGCCGCCGTGACGGGCCTCAAAGCGGGCGACCTGATCGTGGACACCCCAGACCCCGATCTCAAAGCCGGAAGCCGCGTGCTGTATTCCGCGCCGAGCCGCCGAGCGCCGTGA
- a CDS encoding 23S rRNA (pseudouridine(1915)-N(3))-methyltransferase RlmH: MRLHLITVGEPKLAYARAGWQEYTARLGRYHKLKLTHLGGSTPQKEGEAMLRAAGRAPVIALDPRGAEWSSEELSAYIEKQGVQSTGELAFCIGGPDGHSDGLRAQARALWSLSHLTLPHDLAMVVMSEALYRAATISAGEPYHR, encoded by the coding sequence ATGCGCCTGCACCTCATCACCGTTGGAGAACCCAAACTGGCCTACGCCCGCGCCGGTTGGCAAGAGTACACGGCGCGGCTGGGGCGCTACCACAAGCTCAAACTCACCCACCTAGGCGGCAGCACGCCGCAAAAGGAAGGCGAGGCGATGCTGCGGGCGGCGGGCCGCGCTCCGGTCATCGCGCTCGATCCGCGCGGCGCGGAATGGAGCAGCGAGGAACTTTCGGCGTACATCGAAAAGCAGGGGGTGCAGAGCACCGGAGAGCTGGCCTTTTGTATCGGCGGCCCCGACGGGCACAGTGACGGACTCCGCGCTCAGGCCCGTGCGCTGTGGAGCCTGAGCCACCTGACTTTGCCGCACGACCTGGCCATGGTGGTGATGAGCGAAGCGCTCTACCGTGCCGCCACCATCTCGGCGGGCGAGCCGTACCACCGCTGA
- a CDS encoding DUF5693 family protein — MTNANKPTNALSALPLPTRSRFQPILLGVLALSLIPAGLLAVSRVQFENSEKNVALVMDYPALSQQAKETGQDPNALLLRYKKLGVNGVAVFEDVVASTIQRGDAYFLSGAELKARNPGAVGINPEWSYMRSIKPGTVENLVNSFGYISNAGAISEAQAANLALPKDQRPELPAAVYKPLDTNTLNVAGQKWIGWAVDPRYLPAGPDTERIKQLQDEGFVVVYRPWPDQRVRDPGKNWPDVPFISFTGAKVIGAGNPRVLQDIKDRLGKRIPTIIENSVQQGLPELIKDRTAARMFSLNPSWQNSLTPDEVASKFGLAARERTQRILYLRPFPTQGETEVFLNNLTKLLATRDIKITLPIIENYAPSDVLRWLTMLGTLSALLLLALSYPLPRLGLLVAGAALLGALGLNGFQPYPGLALVSAITFPALGLVLRRKQMTDWYLATGFSLLGVLYVSALGTDKNSMLGLDPFSGVGLTLVLPIALVALSFLPRQDIRQTVRDLFAIRLTLGDVIMMGVALGAFAVAVLRRGNTSAVGVSDTEAKIRQDLQDAIIRPRFKEVFGHPLLLLGLSGTLPGYFTILALLGGLEGQASILNTFSHFHTPLLISLTRALLGLAAGLLLGYLVVWALRVAIRIWNNYGGWNGGNPSSGTPTTPPSQPSLGETLRRPLVPRTEARMTDIRPEDGLGLDRLGMKP; from the coding sequence ATGACCAATGCCAACAAGCCCACCAACGCCCTCAGCGCCCTGCCGCTGCCGACCCGCTCGCGCTTTCAGCCGATCTTGCTGGGCGTCTTGGCCCTGAGCCTGATTCCCGCCGGACTGCTGGCCGTCAGCCGCGTGCAGTTTGAAAACAGCGAGAAGAATGTGGCGCTGGTCATGGATTACCCGGCCCTCTCGCAGCAGGCCAAGGAAACCGGCCAAGACCCCAACGCCCTGCTGCTGCGCTACAAAAAGCTGGGCGTCAACGGCGTGGCGGTGTTTGAAGACGTGGTGGCCTCCACCATTCAGCGCGGCGACGCTTACTTTTTGAGCGGGGCCGAATTGAAGGCCCGCAATCCCGGCGCGGTGGGCATCAACCCCGAGTGGTCGTACATGAGATCGATCAAGCCGGGCACGGTGGAAAATCTGGTGAACAGCTTCGGCTATATCTCAAATGCCGGAGCCATCAGCGAAGCGCAGGCGGCCAATCTCGCGCTGCCCAAAGACCAAAGACCAGAATTGCCCGCCGCCGTCTACAAACCGCTCGACACCAACACCCTGAATGTGGCCGGGCAAAAGTGGATCGGCTGGGCGGTTGACCCACGCTACTTGCCGGCTGGCCCCGACACCGAGCGCATCAAGCAGCTTCAAGACGAAGGCTTCGTGGTGGTTTACCGACCCTGGCCGGATCAGCGGGTGCGCGATCCCGGCAAGAACTGGCCGGATGTGCCGTTCATCTCGTTTACCGGGGCCAAAGTCATCGGCGCGGGCAATCCGAGGGTGCTGCAAGACATCAAAGACCGGCTGGGCAAGCGGATACCGACCATCATCGAAAATAGCGTGCAGCAGGGCTTACCTGAGCTGATCAAAGACCGCACCGCCGCGCGGATGTTCAGCCTCAATCCCAGTTGGCAAAACAGCCTGACCCCCGACGAAGTGGCCAGCAAATTCGGACTGGCCGCCCGCGAACGCACCCAAAGGATTTTGTATCTGCGCCCTTTCCCGACGCAGGGCGAAACCGAAGTCTTCCTGAACAACCTCACCAAACTGCTGGCCACCCGCGACATCAAGATCACGCTGCCCATCATTGAAAACTACGCGCCCAGCGACGTGCTGCGCTGGCTGACCATGCTCGGCACGCTCTCGGCGCTGCTGCTGCTGGCGCTCAGCTATCCACTGCCGCGCCTCGGACTGTTGGTGGCGGGAGCGGCGCTGCTCGGCGCACTGGGCCTCAACGGATTTCAGCCGTATCCGGGCTTGGCGCTGGTCTCGGCCATCACTTTTCCGGCACTGGGGCTGGTGCTACGGCGCAAGCAGATGACCGATTGGTATTTGGCCACCGGCTTCAGCTTGCTGGGCGTGCTGTACGTCAGCGCTCTGGGCACCGACAAAAACAGCATGCTGGGCTTAGATCCGTTCAGCGGCGTGGGCCTGACTTTGGTGCTGCCGATTGCTTTGGTGGCGCTGAGCTTCTTGCCGCGCCAGGACATCCGACAAACTGTCAGGGACTTGTTTGCCATTCGCCTGACGCTCGGCGACGTGATCATGATGGGCGTGGCGCTGGGAGCCTTCGCGGTGGCGGTGCTGCGGCGAGGCAACACCTCAGCGGTGGGCGTCAGCGACACCGAAGCCAAAATCCGCCAAGACCTGCAAGACGCCATTATTCGCCCGCGTTTCAAAGAAGTCTTCGGCCACCCGCTGCTGCTGCTGGGCTTGTCGGGCACCTTGCCGGGGTACTTCACCATTTTGGCGCTCTTAGGCGGCTTAGAAGGGCAAGCGAGCATTCTCAACACCTTCTCGCACTTTCACACGCCGCTGCTGATCAGCCTCACGCGGGCGCTGCTCGGGCTGGCGGCGGGCTTGCTGCTGGGCTATCTGGTGGTCTGGGCGCTGCGAGTGGCGATTCGGATCTGGAACAATTACGGCGGCTGGAACGGCGGCAACCCGTCTTCCGGCACGCCCACCACTCCGCCCAGCCAGCCCTCACTGGGAGAAACCCTGCGCCGCCCACTGGTGCCGCGTACCGAGGCCCGCATGACGGATATTCGTCCTGAAGACGGACTGGGCCTAGACCGTTTGGGAATGAAACCCTGA
- a CDS encoding metal-dependent hydrolase yields the protein MTQSSNSASNLTIRFLGHSAFLFSAGDQQILIDPFLEGNPKCPVTLDVALSWKVDAVLLSHAHGDHWGNALDFGKAGTMIIGTAEIAGYAAQHGAANTTGANIGGTVRGDWGAVTLTPAWHSSSFPDGTYGGMPTGLIIEIGGKRVYFAGDTSRFSDMALIGEGGLDLAILPIGDHYTMGPLEAAKCLDLLKPQAAMPMHYGTFPALSGDPKVFAAEAEKRGIEVYLPQPGDSVTL from the coding sequence ATGACGCAGTCCAGCAACTCGGCTTCCAATCTGACCATCCGCTTTTTAGGCCACTCGGCGTTTTTGTTTAGCGCAGGCGATCAGCAAATCCTGATCGATCCGTTTCTGGAAGGCAACCCCAAGTGCCCGGTGACGCTGGACGTTGCGCTGAGCTGGAAGGTGGACGCGGTGCTGCTCAGCCACGCGCACGGCGATCACTGGGGCAACGCGCTGGACTTTGGCAAGGCCGGCACCATGATCATCGGCACGGCGGAAATCGCCGGTTACGCCGCCCAGCACGGCGCGGCCAACACCACCGGGGCCAACATCGGCGGCACGGTGCGCGGCGACTGGGGCGCGGTGACACTGACTCCAGCGTGGCATTCCAGCAGCTTTCCTGACGGTACTTACGGCGGAATGCCCACCGGCCTGATTATCGAGATAGGCGGCAAGCGGGTGTACTTTGCCGGTGACACCAGCCGGTTTTCCGACATGGCCCTGATCGGTGAGGGTGGCCTCGACTTGGCGATCTTGCCGATTGGCGATCACTACACCATGGGGCCACTGGAAGCTGCCAAGTGCCTCGATCTGCTAAAGCCCCAGGCCGCCATGCCGATGCACTACGGCACCTTCCCAGCGCTGAGCGGCGACCCGAAAGTCTTTGCCGCCGAAGCCGAGAAGCGCGGGATTGAGGTGTACCTGCCGCAGCCGGGAGACAGCGTCACCCTCTAA